A single region of the Brachypodium distachyon strain Bd21 chromosome 3, Brachypodium_distachyon_v3.0, whole genome shotgun sequence genome encodes:
- the LOC100829317 gene encoding protein STRICTOSIDINE SYNTHASE-LIKE 6 has protein sequence MATGLGVLTKSVLLVLAPVLISVVLYSPKDFSPAAMPPEYSFGADDVSVPASRHDARALDTSERVGEGLLPGPEDLAYDAAGGWLYTGCADGWVRRVSMPGGAVEDWAYTGGRPLGVVLAGDGGLIVADADKGLLKVSPDREVELLTDAAEGFRFALTDGVDVAADGIIYFTDASYKHSLAEFMLDILEARPHGRLMKFDPSTRQTTVLARDFYFSNGVALAPDQSSLIFCETVMRRCSRYHIRGDKAGTVERFIDRLPGFPDNVRYDGDGRYWIALSAGRTLQWDVMMGSPLLRKLVYLVDKYVVMVPKSLERAGTISVTLDGTPVTMYSDPGLALSTVWLKVGDYLYYGSLHSSYISRIDLTKSSIEA, from the exons ATGGCGACGGGGTTAGGAGTCCTCACGAAGTCcgtgctgctggtgctggcgCCGGTGCTCATCTCCGTGGTGCTGTACAGCCCCAAAGACTTCTCGCCTGCGGCGATGCCGCCCGAGTACAGtttcggcgccgacgacgtgTCCGTGCCCGCGTCGCGGCACGACGCGCGCGCTCTGGACACGAGCGAGCGGGTCGGCGAAGGGCTGCTCCCGGGCCCCGAGGACCTGGCGTacgacgccgccggcgggtGGCTCTACACGGGGTGCGCCGACGGGTGGGTCCGGCGGGTCAGCATGCCCGGCGGGGCCGTGGAGGACTGGGCGTACACCGGGGGCCGCCCGCTTGGCGTCGTactcgccggcgacggcggcctcATCGTGGCGGACGCGGACAAG GGGTTGTTGAAGGTGAGCCCGGATAGGGAGGTGGAGCTACTCACGGACGCAGCCGAGGGCTTCCGGTTTGCGCTGACCGACGGCGTGGACGTGGCTGCCGACGGCATCATCTACTTCACCGACGCGTCCTACAAGCACAGCCTCGCAGAGTTCATGCTGGACATCCTCGAGGCACGCCCCCACGGTCGGCTCATGAAATTCGACCCCTCCACGCGTCAGACCACCGTGTTGGCGCGCGATTTCTATTTTTCCAATGGCGTCGCCCTTGCGCCCGATCAGAGCTCCCTCATCTTCTGCGAGACTGTCAT GAGGAGGTGCTCGAGGTACCACATAAGGGGCGACAAGGCCGGCACGGTGGAGAGGTTCATCGATCGTTTGCCTGGGTTTCCCGACAACGTCCGCtacgacggcgacggccgcTACTGGATCGCGCTCTCCGCG GGGAGAACACTGCAATGGGACGTGATGATGGGGTCGCCGCTACTGCGGAAGCTGGTGTACTTGGTGGACAAGTATGTGGTGATGGTGCCAAAGAGCCTGGAACGTGCGGGGACAATAAGCGTGACGCTAGACGGGACCCCGGTAACCATGTATTCCGACCCCGGTCTCGCGCTCTCCACCGTCTGGCTCAAGGTCGGAGATTACCTCTACTATGGATCGCTCCACAGCTCCTACATCAGCAGGATTGACCTCACAAAGTCATCCATTGAGGCCTAG
- the LOC100829619 gene encoding protein STRICTOSIDINE SYNTHASE-LIKE 5, giving the protein MPMAPGLGFLTKAVLLVLAPVFISVALYSPKDFSPAAMPPEYSFGADDVSVPASRHDARALDASERVGEGRLPGPEDLAYDAAGGWLYTGCADGWVRRVSVPSGAVKNWAYTGGRPLGVALTGDGGIIVADADKGLLRVGLDKSVELLTDAAEGLRFALTDGVDVATDGTIYFTDASHKHSLRNFILDVLEARPHGRLMSFDPSTRRTTVLARDLYFPNGVALAPDQGSLIFCETIMRMCSRYHIKGDKEGMVERFIDRLPGLPDNVRYDGDGRYWIALSAGRTLLWDMLMGSPLLRKLVYLVNRYVAAVPKSTGGAGTLSVGLDGTPVTMYSDPRLVLATGWFKVGDYLYYGSLQNSYISRIDLTKSFIEA; this is encoded by the exons ATGCCCATGGCGCCGGGGCTAGGATTCCTCACGAAGGCCGTGCTGCTGGTGCTAGCGCCCGTGTTCATCTCCGTGGCGCTGTACAGCCCCAAGGActtctcgccggcggcgatgccgCCGGAGTACAGcttcggcgccgacgacgtgTCCGTGCCCGCGTCGCGGCACGACGCGCGCGCTCTGGACGCGAGCGAGCGGGTCGGCGAGGGGCGGCTCCCGGGCCCCGAGGACCTGGCGTacgacgccgccggcgggtGGCTCTACACGGGATGCGCCGACGGCTGGGTCCGGCGTGTCAGCGTGCCCAGCGGGGCCGTGAAGAACTGGGCATACACCGGGGGGCGTCCGCTCGGCGTCGCGCtcaccggcgacggcggcatcATCGTGGCGGACGCGGATAAG GGGTTGCTGAGGGTGGGCCTGGATAAGTCGGTGGAGCTGCTGACTGACGCCGCGGAGGGCCTTCGATTTGCGCTGACCGACGGCGTGGATGTGGCCACCGACGGCACCATCTACTTCACCGACGCGTCCCACAAGCACAGCCTTAGGAACTTCATTCTGGATGTGCTTGAGGCACGGCCTCACGGCCGGCTCATGAGCTTCGACCCCTCTACGCGTCGAACCACCGTGCTGGCGCGTGACCTTTACTTCCCCAACGGCGTCGCCCTCGCGCCCGACCAAGGTTCCCTCATTTTCTGCGAGACCATCAT GAGGATGTGCTCGAGGTACCACATCAAGGGCGACAAGGAAGGCATGGTGGAGAGGTTCATCGACCGCCTGCCTGGGTTACCTGACAACGTTCGCTACGATGGCGACGGCCGCTACTGGATCGCGCTTTCTGCG GGGAGGACGCTGTTGTGGGACATGCTGATGGGATCGCCGCTGCTGCGGAAGCTGGTGTACTTGGTGAACAGGTACGTAGCGGCGGTGCCGAAGAGCACCGGGGGTGCTGGGACGTTGAGTGTGGGGCTGGACGGGACCCCTGTGACCATGTACTCTGACCCCCGGCTTGTGCTCGCCACCGGCTGGTTCAAGGTCGGGGACTACCTTTACTATGGGTCGCTCCAGAACTCCTACATCAGTAGGATTGACCTCACGAAGTCATTCATCGAAGCCTAG
- the LOC100837579 gene encoding glutathione S-transferase F10 — protein MPGAVKVFGSPTSSEVARVLACLFEKDVEFQLIRVDSFRGPRRMPQYLKLQPHGEALTFEDANVTLVESRKILRHVADKYKMQGNPDLIGTGALERSSIEQWLQTEAQSFDMPSADLVYSLGFLPLTTPTAAPLDASRASNARQQRQEAMMMMSPAHAEKVEEMRQLYEKSGRELGKVLDIYDQRLEEAEYLAGDKFTLADLSHMPNADRLAADPRSLRLIRSRRNVSRWWDDISARESWLYVKSLQRPPSASEPLF, from the exons ATGCCGGGAGCCGTGAAGGTGTTCGGTTCGCCGACGTCGTCGGAGGTGGCCCGGGTCCTGGCGTGCCTGTTCGAGAAGGATGTGGAGTTCCAGCTCATCCGGGTCGACTCGTTCCGCGGCCCCCGGCGTATGCCCCAGTACCTCAAGCTCCAGCCCCACGGCGAGGCGCTCACCTTCGAGGACGCCAACGTCACCCTCGTCG AGTCGAGGAAGATTCTGAGGCACGTGGCGGACAAGTACAAGATGCAGGGGAACCCGGACCTGATCGGGACGGGGGCGCTGGAGCGGTCGTCCATCGAGCAGTGGCTGCAGACGGAGGCGCAGAGCTTCGACATGCCCAGCGCCGACCTCGTGTACAGCCTCGGCTTCCTCCCGCTCACCACCCCCACCGCCGCGCCCCTCGACGCCAGCAGGGCCAGCAACGCaaggcagcagcggcaggaggcgatgatgatgatgagccCGGCGCACGCGGAGAAGGTGGAGGAGATGCGGCAGCTGTACGAGAAGAGCGGGAGGGAGCTGGGCAAGGTGCTGGACATCTACGACCAGCGgctggaggaggccgagtACCTGGCCGGGGACAAGTTCACGCTCGCCGACCTCTCCCACATGCCCAACGCCGACCGCCTTGCCGCCGACCCGCGCTCCCTCCGCCTCATCCGCTCGCGCAGGAACGTCAGCCGCTGGTGGGACGACATCTCCGCCCGCGAGTCATGGCTCTACGTCAAGAGCCTCCAGCGCCCGCCCTCCGCCTCCGAGCCGCTCTTCTGA